In Humulus lupulus chromosome 7, drHumLupu1.1, whole genome shotgun sequence, the following are encoded in one genomic region:
- the LOC133790929 gene encoding F-box protein At1g55000 has protein sequence MGCCCDEEEDDILKHLNPTISTQTLDSSSSSTCASCDVISPMNSHFSALTSRDLLRVIFHKLPIPDLARSSCVCRFWNSVASDKEILASTFKAPWKLAHVIGVPVSGSFWRDNNLGKFAISHRIVRGDSVASLAVKYSVQVMDIKRLNNMMSEHGIYSRERLLIPISDPKILVGRTCYVELDTYAKREVAVVYLDGTSPSEKIPSLLQRTTSEQAKKRVIHSLKRSMQVDDGTAEYYFSISNGDPRAAFSEFSEDLRWERDVGLS, from the exons ATGGGTTGCTGTTGCGACGAAGAAGAGGATGATATCCTCAAGCACCTGAACCCCACCATTTCTACCCAAACCCTAGACTCatcttcctcctccacctgcGCTTCCTGCGATGTCATTTCTCCGATGAACTCTCACTTCTCCGCCTTAACGAGCCGCGATTTGCTCCGAGTCATCTTCCACAAGCTTCCGATTCCCGACCTAGCTCGCTCCAGCTGCGTCTGTAGATTCTGGAACTCCGTTGCCTCCGATAAGGAAATCCTCGCCAGTACTTTCAAAGCCCCGTGGAAATTGGCACATGTGATCGGCGTGCCCGTCTCCGGAAGCTTTTGGAGGGACAATAATCTTGGAAAGTTCGCGATTTCTCATCGGATTGTTCGTGGCGATAGTGTAGCTAGTCTCGCCGTTAAGTACTCTGTTCAG GTTATGGATATTAAGAGATTGAACAATATGATGAGTGAACATGGGATTTACTCTAGAGAGAGATTGTTGATTCCCATAAGTGATCCCAAAATTCTTGTTGGGCGCACTTGCTATGTGGAGCTTGATACTTATGCGAAGAGGGAAGTAGCTGTGGTGTATCTCGACGGTACCAGCCCGAGTGAAAAGATTCCATCTTTGTTGCAGAGGACGACCTCTGAGCAAGCCAAGAAAAGGGTTATTCATTCCTTGAAGAGGAGCATGCAAGTTGATGATGGGACTGCCGAGTACTACTTTTCCATTTCCAATGGAGATCCTCGAGCTGCATTCTCTGAGTTCTCTGAGGATCTTAGGTGGGAAAGGGACGTGGGTTTGAGCTGA